The following is a genomic window from Roseofilum capinflatum BLCC-M114.
AACTCGATGCCTCTCACATCAGTCAAGGGCAAGCTCCCTATGAAGTGGTCAGTCAACTGCGGGCCAGTTTCTTTATTATTGGCCCCTTGCTGGCTCGTTTAGGTGTGGCCCAAGTGCCCTTACCGGGTGGCTGTGCGATCGGCGCTCGTCCTGTAGACCTGCATGTGCGGGGACTGCAAGCCATGGGGGCCCATGTGCAAATTGACCATGGAGTGGTGAATGCCTATGCTCCCAAGGGTAAACTGAAGGGCGCTAAAATCTATCTGGATTATCCCAGTGTGGGAGCCACGGAAACCCTGATGATGGCGGCAACCTTGGCGGAGGGCGAAACTTGCATTGAAAATGCGGCTCAGGAACCGGAAGTGATCGATTTAGCTAACTTCTGCCGCTCCATGGGCGCTCGCATTAAGGGAGCGGGTACAAAAACCATTTGGATTGAAGGGGTATCCCAACTCCACAGTACCGACTATGAAGTGATTCCCGATCGCATTGAAGCAGGCACTTTCCTAGTCGCAGCCGCTATTACCCAATCTGAACTGCTGCTCAATAACGTGATTGCCTCCCACCTGACTCCGTTAATCGCCAAGTTAGAGGACACGGGAGCCAAAGTGATTAAAGAAGGAGAGAGACAACTGCGCCTGGTTCCGGGCGATCGCATTTTACCCACGGATATCGAAACTCTTCCCTATCCCGGTTTTCCCACGGATATGCAAGCCCAGTTTATGGCGTTGCTTACTGTAGCTGAAGGCAACAGCATGGTGACTGAAACTGTGTTTGAAAATCGCCTGCGCCATGTGGCCGAATTGCAGCGCATGGGAGCCAATATCCGCGTTAAAGGGAATATTGCCATTATTAAAGGTGTGCCGATTTTATCGGGTGCGCCCGTTTTAGCCACAGATTTACGAGCCTCTGCTGCTTTAGTCTTGGCTGGATTAGCGGCTGAAGGCACAACCACGATCCAAGATTTACAACATCTAGACCGGGGTTATGAACAGCTTGAAGTCAAACTGCAAAACTTAGGGGCCCGCTTAACGCGCATCGCAAAAGCTTCTTAATTAGCTTGAGAGATGAGTC
Proteins encoded in this region:
- the murA gene encoding UDP-N-acetylglucosamine 1-carboxyvinyltransferase: MLQIEGRSRLSGQVQISGAKNSALAILAGVVLCSQTCRLRNVPNLVDVNRMGQILESLGIKLQRDGDTLELDASHISQGQAPYEVVSQLRASFFIIGPLLARLGVAQVPLPGGCAIGARPVDLHVRGLQAMGAHVQIDHGVVNAYAPKGKLKGAKIYLDYPSVGATETLMMAATLAEGETCIENAAQEPEVIDLANFCRSMGARIKGAGTKTIWIEGVSQLHSTDYEVIPDRIEAGTFLVAAAITQSELLLNNVIASHLTPLIAKLEDTGAKVIKEGERQLRLVPGDRILPTDIETLPYPGFPTDMQAQFMALLTVAEGNSMVTETVFENRLRHVAELQRMGANIRVKGNIAIIKGVPILSGAPVLATDLRASAALVLAGLAAEGTTTIQDLQHLDRGYEQLEVKLQNLGARLTRIAKAS